One Setaria viridis chromosome 5, Setaria_viridis_v4.0, whole genome shotgun sequence genomic region harbors:
- the LOC117854925 gene encoding uncharacterized protein: MARDRSPTNSPPAKRRKESSTTTVAALGEDILLEIFLRLPCLATLVRAALTCRGWRRAVASSPAFHRRFRQLHPAPLLGLLFNPPGPVQDPELPAFPSFVPTRGTDRDQAAAVRGGDFFLTSLQERSGVHNGWDIHDCRGGYVLLANGDQETMAVVNPLVRRSERFLDFGHKDTLEGHRACGIVHRACLLCSDEDPTSFRVIIIAHDKSRVRATVFSSETGEWSVRRWVHIPARPRRGRGERWILNSNMQANGFLYWVSKNRKYMVTLDTATVDFSVNELPIFLQNRHCTFVVGEMKNGEACIVYAINFTVGVLFRRTESDGVDRWVLDRAELLETQLGRVLGEVMENYNEVEVVAVRDGFAYLATTESLNDSGTPSWFLSLCLETMILEKLFQRTYDSSVHPYVMPWPPSLVGNYGRFAPEDGT; the protein is encoded by the coding sequence aTGGCGAGAGACAGATCTCCAACCAATTCGCCGCCGGCGAAACGCCGTAAGGaatccagcaccaccaccgtcgcTGCCCTCGGCGAGGACATCCTGCTCGAGATCTTCCTCCGCCTTCCCTGCCTCGCCACGCTCGTCCGCGCCGCCCTCACCTGCCGCGGGTGGCGCCGGGCGGtggcctcctccccggccttcCACCGCCGCTTCCGCCAGCTCCACCCGGCGCCCCTCCTGGGCCTTCTCTTCAATCCTCCTGGCCCCGTTCAAGACCCTGAGCTCCCCGCCTTCCCCTCCTTCGTCCCCACCCGCGGCACCGACCGGGaccaagccgccgccgtccgtggCGGCGACTTCTTCCTCACCTCCCTCCAGGAGCGCTCCGGTGTCCACAACGGCTGGGACATCCACGACTGCCGCGGCGGGTACGTCCTCCTCGCCAATGGTGATCAGGAAACAATGGCGGTGGTCAATCCCTTGGTGCGACGGAGCGAAAGGTTCCTTGATTTTGGCCACAAGGACACTCTTGAAGGTCATCGCGCCTGCGGCATCGTACACAGGGCCTGCTTGCTCTGCTCCGACGAAGACCCCACGTCGTTCCGCGTGATCATTATTGCCCATGACAAGTCCAGGGTGCGGGCTACTGTCTTCAGCTCGGAGACCGGCGAGTGGTCCGTTCGCCGGTGGGTGCATATCCCGGCGAGGCCACGGCGCGGCCGTGGCGAACGGTGGATTCTGAACAGCAACATGCAGGCCAATGGATTCTTGTACTGGGTTTCGAAAAATCGCAAATATATGGTCACACTGGACACGGCAACAGTGGATTTCTCTGTCAATGAGCTCCCTATTTTCCTGCAGAATCGACACTGCACCTTCGTTGTGGGTGAAATGAAGAATGGTGAAGCCTGTATTGTCTATGCTATTAACTTCACAGTTGGTGTCCTGTTTCGCAGAACAGAGAGTGATGGCGTTGATAGGTGGGTGCTGGACAGGGCCGAACTCTTGGAGACACAGCTTGGTCGGGTCCTTGGCGAAGTAATGGAGAACTACAATGAGGTGGAGGTTGTGGCAGTAAGGGATGGCTTTGCGTACTTGGCAACAACAGAAAGTTTAAATGATTCTGGGACTCCTAGTTGGTTCTTGTCCCTCTGCTTGGAAACAATGATATTGGAGAAGCTGTTTCAGAGGACGTATGATAGTTCGGTGCACCCCTATGTTATGCCATGGCCGCCTTCTTTAGTTGGTAACTATGGGAGGTTTGCACCTGAAGATGGTACATGA